From one Haloferax marinisediminis genomic stretch:
- a CDS encoding AAA family ATPase codes for MDAPLWTETHAPTLDDLPQQEVRERLRRAVDEPMNLVVQGPPGVGKTAAVRALAEEAHADPENDLIELNVADFFNRTKKQIRQDPRFEQFLDGRSRMAKRDMINRVLKESASYAPMSGEYKTIVLDNAEAIREDFQQALRRVMEQHHRTTQFVITTRQPSKLIPPIRSRCFPIPMPAPDDDALEALVADILDAEGIDYDAGGLQFLVDASGGNIRKAILSAQRTANEADEVTMSTVHAALGDVGFDDDLKTLLINARDGDIKDARKTITTLLDDEGYEGQELLRDVLRVADATPERFADGELARLHEIAGQVDLDLSTGIDDRLHITHLLTSWGADVRGEA; via the coding sequence ATGGACGCGCCGCTGTGGACCGAGACGCATGCGCCGACGCTCGACGACCTCCCACAACAGGAGGTCCGCGAGCGCCTTCGTCGCGCCGTGGACGAACCGATGAACCTCGTGGTTCAGGGGCCGCCGGGCGTCGGCAAGACTGCTGCAGTCCGTGCACTCGCAGAGGAAGCACACGCCGACCCGGAGAACGACCTCATCGAACTCAACGTCGCGGACTTCTTCAACCGGACGAAGAAGCAGATTCGACAGGACCCGCGCTTCGAGCAGTTCCTCGACGGCCGGAGTCGCATGGCGAAACGCGATATGATAAATCGCGTGCTCAAGGAGTCGGCCAGTTACGCCCCGATGTCGGGTGAGTACAAGACCATCGTCCTCGACAACGCCGAGGCCATCCGCGAGGACTTCCAGCAGGCGCTCCGCCGGGTGATGGAACAACACCACCGAACGACGCAGTTCGTCATCACCACGCGCCAGCCGTCGAAACTCATCCCACCGATTCGCTCGCGGTGTTTCCCCATCCCGATGCCCGCACCGGACGACGACGCGCTCGAAGCCCTCGTCGCGGACATCCTCGATGCCGAGGGTATCGACTACGACGCTGGCGGCCTCCAGTTCCTCGTCGACGCCTCCGGTGGGAACATTCGCAAGGCCATCCTCTCGGCCCAGCGAACGGCCAACGAGGCGGACGAAGTCACCATGTCGACGGTCCACGCCGCGCTCGGCGACGTCGGCTTCGACGACGACTTGAAGACGCTCCTCATCAACGCTCGCGACGGCGATATTAAGGACGCCCGCAAGACGATTACGACGCTCCTCGACGACGAGGGCTACGAGGGGCAGGAACTCCTCCGTGACGTCCTCCGTGTCGCGGACGCCACTCCCGAACGCTTCGCGGACGGCGAACTCGCGCGCCTCCACGAAATCGCCGGCCAGGTGGATCTGGACCTCTCGACAGGTATCGACGACCGTCTGCACATCACGCACCTCCTGACGAGTTGGGGCGCCGACGTCCGTGGTGAGGCATAG
- a CDS encoding protein sorting system archaetidylserine decarboxylase: protein MQFAPGYRRFAVPAFLGAAVATFVFPPVGAVLLGVGVFVLWFFRDPDRSPPAESGIISPADGHVSVIRVEDGRIRVGVFMNVTDVHVNRAPVSGTVQDVTHRPGAHKPAFSKDSDKNERVDITVESDDGEYEVSQIAGAFARRIHPYVSAGDDLERGDKIGHIDFGSRADVLLPEGFSSDDIVVEKGESVRAGETVLAKR, encoded by the coding sequence ATGCAGTTCGCCCCCGGCTATCGACGGTTTGCCGTTCCTGCATTCCTCGGCGCGGCAGTCGCAACGTTCGTGTTCCCACCGGTAGGTGCCGTCCTCCTCGGCGTCGGCGTGTTCGTTCTGTGGTTCTTCCGTGACCCGGACCGGTCGCCACCCGCCGAATCGGGTATCATCTCACCCGCCGACGGCCACGTTTCGGTGATTCGCGTCGAAGACGGCCGGATTCGTGTTGGGGTGTTCATGAACGTCACCGACGTTCACGTCAACCGCGCCCCCGTTTCCGGAACCGTTCAGGACGTGACGCACCGTCCCGGTGCGCACAAACCGGCGTTCTCGAAAGACTCGGACAAGAACGAGCGCGTCGATATCACCGTCGAATCCGACGACGGCGAGTACGAGGTGTCCCAGATTGCGGGTGCGTTCGCCCGGCGAATACACCCGTACGTTTCCGCTGGAGACGACCTCGAACGCGGCGACAAGATTGGCCACATCGACTTTGGCTCTCGGGCGGACGTGCTGTTGCCCGAGGGGTTCAGTTCGGACGACATCGTCGTGGAGAAAGGCGAGTCGGTTCGAGCGGGCGAAACGGTGTTGGCGAAGCGGTAA